One Phoenix dactylifera cultivar Barhee BC4 chromosome 8, palm_55x_up_171113_PBpolish2nd_filt_p, whole genome shotgun sequence genomic window carries:
- the LOC103702016 gene encoding cytokinin riboside 5'-monophosphate phosphoribohydrolase LOG8-like produces MGKSRSCNLNLMEREMGEAEETDTRMTDGELRSRFKRICVFCGSNSGNRAVFSDSALALGHELVKRRIDLVYGGGSVGLMGLVSRTVYDGGCHVLGVIPTALMPTEISGQTVGEVKTVSDMHERKAEMARRSDAFIALPGGYGTMEELLEMTAWSQLGIHSKPVGLFNVDGYYNSLLALFDNGVEEGFIHPAARNIVISASTAKELLVKMEQYTPLHEQVAPRPSWEMARLGCSMPPSPP; encoded by the exons ATGGGGAAGTCTCGGTCTTGTAATCTAAACCTCatggagagagagatgggagaaGCTGAAGAGACTGATACAAGAATGACGGATGGAGAGCTTCGGAGCAGGTTCAAAAGAATCTGTGTCTTCTGTGGCAGCAACTCGGGCAACAGAGCTGTCTTCAGCGATTCCGCTCTTGCTCTGGGCCACGAATTG GTGAAAAGGAGAATAGATTTGGTTTATGGTGGAGGGAGTGTGGGACTGATGGGATTGGTCTCTAGGACAGTTTATGATGGAGGCTGCCATGTCCTTGG GGTCATTCCTACAGCTCTCATGCCAACAGAA ATTTCTGGCCAGACTGTAGGTGAAGTTAAAACTGTTTCTGATATGCATGAGCGCAAAGCAGAAATGGCCCGACGATCAGATGCTTTTATTGCGCTTCCTG GAGGATATGGAACAATGGAAGAGCTGCTGGAGATGACAGCATGGTCCCAACTTGGAATTCATAGTAAACCA GTTGGTCTGTTCAATGTTGATGGTTACTACAATTCCTTGCTCGCATTATTTGATAATGGTGTGGAAGAAGGTTTCATACATCCAGCCGCAAGAAATATAGTTATTTCTGCTTCAACTGCAAAGGAACTGTTGGTAAAAATGGAG CAATACACTCCGCTACATGAACAAGTTGCTCCGCGTCCAAGCTGGGAGATGGCACGCCTAGGTTGCTCTATGCCACCTAGTCCACCATGA
- the LOC103702017 gene encoding cytochrome P450 711A1-like, producing MDFVGDNFKGLAEVGSFLFRVCAPSLHTGVALLIGFLVYFYAPYWRVRKVPGPPATFLVGHLPFLAKYGPDVLRVFAKNYGPVFRFHLGRQPLVIVADPELCREVGLKKFKDIKNRSSPTPASGSPLHQEGLFLTRDARWSAMRNTIISLYQPSHLASLIPTMQSYAVSLSLNVSNVQEEEEDIDFSELALRMAIDVIGKTAFGVEFDLSKHAASSQKTLQNRYSDVCNNDDDDEVSGFLKQHMYSIGSLKMDLSSSLSTSLGLIAPVLQKPCRELLKRIPGTADYKIYHNNQKLCERIDAIIAKRSKERTHDPKDFLAAVLNARDSGVGEKLFSHNYIRALTYEHLLAGTKTTAFTVASTVYLVSKHPEVEKKLLEEIDSFGPHEVIPTAEDLQDKFPYLDQIVKEAMRFYTVSPLVARETSQQVEIGGYVLPKGTWVWLALGVLAKDPKQFPEPDVFRPERFDPACDEEKRRHPYAHIPFGIGPRACIGQRFAMQEIKLALIHIYRRYIFRHSPKMEFPLELEYGLVLGFRRGVKLRAIKRQR from the exons ATGGACTTTGTGGGGGACAACTTCAAAGGCTTGGCGGAGGTGGGAAGCTTTCTTTTCAGGGTATGTGCACCTAGCCTCCATACTGGAGTTGCTTTGCTTATTGGGTTCCTAGTTTACTTCTATGCACCGTATTGGAGGGTGAGGAAGGTGCCCGGGCCTCCGGCCACATTCCTCGTCGGCCACCTTCCTTTTCTCGCCAAGTACGGGCCAGATGTTCTGAGAGTCTTCGCAAAGAACTATGGACCAGTCTTCAG ATTTCACCTGGGGAGACAACCACTCGTAATAGTAGCAGATCCAGAACTCTGCAGGGAGGTGGGACTAAAGAAATTCAAAGATATAAAGAACCGGAGCAGCCCTACTCCCGCCTCTGGATCGCCTCTCCACCAGGAAGGTCTTTTTCTTACGAG GGATGCAAGGTGGTCAGCCATGCGAAACACCATCATTTCCCTCTACCAACCCTCCCACCTCGCAAGCCTCATTCCCACCATGCAATCTTACGCAGTCTCCCTTTCTCTCAACGTCTCCAATgtccaagaagaagaagaagatattgACTTCTCCGAGCTCGCCTTAAGAATGGCGATCGATGTCATTGGAAAAACAGCTTTCGGTGTGGAATTCGACCTCTCCAAACACGCTGCCTCTTCCCAAAAGACACTCCAAAATCGCTACAGCGATGTCTGTAATAATGACGATGATGACGAAGTCTCTGGCTTCCTCAAGCAGCACATGTACTCGATCGGATCCCTTAAGATGGACCTCTCCAGCTCTCTCTCCACGAGCTTGGGCTTGATAGCCCCGGTCCTACAAAAGCCATGCAGAGAACTCCTCAAACGGATCCCTGGTACTGCTGACTACAAGATTTACCACAATAACCAGAAACTATGCGAGAGAATCGATGCGATCATTGCAAAAAGATCGAAGGAAAGGACACATGATCCGAAGGATTTCCTAGCTGCAGTACTGAATGCCAGGGACTCAGGTGTGGGCGAGAAGCTCTTCAGCCATAACTATATCCGGGCGCTCACGTATGAGCACCTTCTTGCCGGGACCAAGACCACAGCTTTCACGGTGGCATCTACCGTTTATTTAGTCTCCAAACATCCTGAGGTTGAGAAGAAGCTGCTCGAGGAGATCGATAGCTTTGGCCCTCATGAGGTAATTCCGACTGCCGAAGACCTGCAAGACAAGTTCCCCTATCTTGATCAG ATAGTGAAAGAGGCAATGAGATTCTATACAGTCTCCCCATTGGTTGCAAGAGAAACATCTCAGCAAGTTGAAATTGGAGGCTATGTCCTCCCCAAG GGTACGTGGGTTTGGCTTGCACTCGGGGTTTTGGCCAAAGATCCCAAGCAGTTCCCGGAGCCTGACGTGTTCCGGCCGGAGAGGTTCGACCCAGCTTGCGACGAAGAGAAACGAAGGCACCCATATGCACACATTCCATTTGGAATTGGCCCACGCGCATGCATCGGGCAGAGATTCGCCATGCAAGAAATCAAGCTAGCTCTCATCCATATCTATCGACGTTATATTTTTAGGCACTCTCCAAAGATGGAATTCCCTCTGGAGCTTGAGTATGGCTTGGTTCTTGGATTCAGACGAGGAGTTAAGCTACGGGCAATTAAGAGACAGCGCTAA